Proteins encoded within one genomic window of Pigmentiphaga sp. H8:
- a CDS encoding aldehyde dehydrogenase yields MKTLTMLIDGQSAEASGKATFERRNPLDGSVATRAPAAAPEDMTKAVDAAARAFTSWRETGPGERRALLLKAAQALEAKGPAFIEAMAAETGASAMWAGFNVHLAAGMLQEAAALTTQISGEVIPSDVPGSLAMAVRQAAGVVLGIAPWNAPVILGVRSLAVPLACGNTVVFKGSEVCPATHGLIVEALNEAGFPAGVVNFVTNAPADAGAVVEAAISHPAVRRVNFTGSTRVGKIIAQTCAKYLKPVVLELGGKAPLVILDDADLDAAVNAAAFGAFANSGQICMSTERIVVDEKIADEFVARFGAKAKSLPLQDPRKGPAVLGSVVDMATVERCNAMIDDALAKGAVLVCGGKAENTLMPATILDRVTPDMRIYGEESFGPVKAVVRVDGVEAAIASANDTEYGLSSAVFGRDVARAMQVARRIESGICHVNGPTVHDEAQMPFGGVKASGIGRFGGSAGIHEFTELRWITVQTTPRHYPF; encoded by the coding sequence ATGAAAACCCTGACCATGCTGATCGACGGCCAATCCGCCGAGGCCTCCGGCAAGGCCACCTTCGAGCGCCGCAATCCGCTCGACGGCTCGGTCGCGACCCGGGCACCGGCCGCGGCTCCCGAGGACATGACCAAGGCGGTCGACGCCGCCGCGCGCGCGTTCACGAGCTGGCGCGAGACCGGCCCGGGCGAGCGCCGGGCGCTGCTGCTCAAGGCCGCCCAGGCGCTCGAAGCCAAGGGGCCGGCTTTCATCGAGGCGATGGCCGCCGAGACCGGCGCATCGGCCATGTGGGCCGGCTTCAACGTGCACCTGGCGGCCGGCATGCTGCAGGAGGCCGCGGCGCTGACCACGCAGATCAGCGGCGAGGTCATCCCGTCCGACGTGCCGGGCAGCCTGGCCATGGCCGTGCGCCAGGCTGCCGGCGTGGTGCTGGGCATCGCGCCGTGGAACGCGCCCGTGATCCTGGGCGTGCGGTCGCTGGCCGTGCCGCTGGCCTGCGGCAACACGGTCGTGTTCAAGGGCTCCGAAGTGTGTCCCGCCACGCATGGCCTGATCGTCGAGGCGCTGAACGAAGCAGGCTTTCCCGCGGGGGTGGTCAACTTCGTCACCAACGCCCCGGCGGACGCGGGCGCGGTGGTCGAGGCTGCCATCTCGCACCCCGCCGTGCGCCGGGTGAACTTCACCGGTTCGACCCGCGTGGGCAAGATCATCGCGCAGACCTGCGCCAAGTATCTCAAGCCCGTCGTGCTGGAACTGGGCGGCAAGGCGCCGCTGGTGATCCTGGACGACGCCGACCTGGACGCCGCGGTCAACGCCGCCGCCTTCGGCGCCTTCGCCAACTCGGGCCAGATCTGCATGTCCACCGAGCGCATCGTCGTCGACGAGAAGATCGCCGACGAATTCGTCGCGCGCTTCGGCGCCAAGGCCAAGTCGCTGCCGCTGCAGGATCCGCGCAAGGGACCCGCGGTCCTGGGGTCAGTGGTCGACATGGCCACCGTCGAGCGCTGCAACGCCATGATCGACGACGCGCTGGCCAAGGGCGCGGTGCTGGTGTGCGGCGGCAAGGCCGAGAACACGCTCATGCCCGCCACCATCCTCGATCGCGTCACGCCCGACATGCGCATCTACGGCGAAGAATCCTTCGGGCCGGTCAAGGCGGTGGTGCGGGTCGATGGTGTCGAGGCCGCCATCGCCAGCGCGAACGATACCGAGTACGGCCTGTCCTCGGCCGTGTTCGGGCGCGACGTGGCGCGCGCCATGCAGGTGGCGCGGCGCATCGAATCGGGCATCTGCCACGTCAACGGCCCCACCGTGCACGACGAGGCGCAGATGCCGTTCGGCGGCGTCAAGGCCAGCGGCATCGGACGTTTCGGCGGCAGCGCCGGCATCCATGAGTTCACCGAGCTGCGCTGGATCACCGTGCAGACCACGCCTCGCCACTATCCGTTCTGA
- a CDS encoding tripartite tricarboxylate transporter substrate binding protein: MNRQAGKAALAAKWSALALGCAVAFGAMAQSYPTKPVKVVVNFPPGGAADQIARAITGPLQEVLGQPVVVENKGGAGGNIGGEAVARSAPDGYTLLMSSGGMVSVNPYIYPKMSFDPIKDLAPVAAAAKVKVFLVVKPGKLPTDVKSFIDYLKANPGKLTYGTPGNGSSPHLAAEMFQSQAGVSAVHVPYRGAAPALVDLLAGQIDFAFDPGIAMQHVKSGKLNMLAVGSLTRSPMFPDVPTLDEAGLKGFDADTVFGFYAPAGTPKDIVAKLNTEINKIVSTPAFRERLVALGGDPAPMTPEQFHERAEYDAKRFGAIIRDRKIVGD; this comes from the coding sequence ATGAACCGTCAAGCAGGCAAAGCGGCCCTCGCGGCCAAATGGAGCGCGCTCGCGCTGGGATGCGCGGTGGCCTTCGGCGCCATGGCGCAGTCCTATCCGACCAAGCCCGTGAAGGTCGTGGTCAACTTCCCGCCGGGCGGTGCCGCCGACCAGATCGCGCGCGCCATCACCGGCCCCCTGCAAGAGGTGCTGGGCCAGCCCGTGGTGGTCGAGAACAAGGGCGGGGCGGGCGGGAACATCGGCGGCGAGGCGGTGGCCCGCTCGGCGCCCGACGGCTATACCCTGCTGATGAGCTCCGGCGGCATGGTGTCGGTTAATCCGTACATCTATCCCAAGATGTCCTTCGACCCCATCAAGGATCTCGCGCCCGTGGCCGCGGCCGCCAAGGTCAAGGTGTTCCTGGTGGTCAAGCCGGGCAAGCTGCCCACCGACGTCAAGTCGTTCATCGACTACCTGAAGGCCAATCCCGGCAAGCTGACCTACGGCACGCCGGGCAACGGCAGCTCGCCCCACCTGGCCGCGGAAATGTTCCAGAGCCAGGCCGGCGTGAGCGCCGTTCATGTCCCGTACCGCGGCGCGGCGCCCGCGCTGGTGGACCTGCTGGCCGGGCAGATCGACTTCGCCTTCGACCCGGGCATCGCCATGCAGCACGTGAAATCGGGCAAGCTCAACATGCTGGCCGTGGGCAGCCTGACGCGCTCGCCCATGTTTCCCGACGTGCCCACGCTGGACGAGGCCGGCCTGAAGGGCTTCGATGCCGATACCGTGTTCGGGTTCTACGCGCCCGCCGGCACGCCCAAGGACATCGTCGCCAAGCTCAATACCGAGATCAACAAGATCGTGAGCACGCCCGCCTTCCGCGAGCGCCTGGTGGCCCTGGGCGGCGACCCCGCGCCGATGACGCCCGAGCAGTTCCACGAGCGTGCCGAATACGATGCCAAGCGCTTCGGCGCCATCATCCGGGACCGCAAGATCGTCGGCGATTGA
- a CDS encoding sigma-70 family RNA polymerase sigma factor, whose amino-acid sequence MDAVNTSPSPQSISTLYSENQRWLQDWLRRKLGDTHMAADFAQDTFLRILAGVAKGQLPVLHEPRHYLVTIANRVMVDHFRRQALERAWLDALALAPEPVQFSPETQLAAIETLCEIDAMLQGLGAKPRQAFLMSQLEGLGYAEIALRLEVTVSSVKKYMARATEQCLLFLVRAGEFST is encoded by the coding sequence ATGGATGCCGTCAACACTTCACCGTCGCCTCAGTCCATATCGACGCTGTACAGCGAGAACCAGCGGTGGCTACAGGACTGGCTGCGGCGCAAGCTGGGCGATACGCACATGGCCGCCGATTTCGCCCAGGACACCTTCCTGCGGATACTGGCGGGCGTGGCGAAAGGGCAGTTGCCGGTGCTGCATGAACCGCGCCACTACCTCGTCACCATCGCCAATCGCGTCATGGTCGACCATTTCCGGCGCCAGGCGCTGGAGCGGGCGTGGCTGGACGCGCTGGCGCTTGCTCCCGAACCCGTCCAGTTCTCGCCCGAGACGCAACTGGCCGCGATCGAAACGCTGTGCGAGATCGACGCGATGCTGCAAGGGTTGGGCGCGAAGCCGCGGCAAGCCTTCCTGATGTCGCAGCTCGAGGGACTGGGCTATGCCGAGATCGCCCTGCGCCTGGAGGTCACGGTAAGTTCCGTCAAGAAGTACATGGCTCGTGCAACGGAGCAATGCCTGCTCTTCCTGGTGCGGGCGGGCGAGTTCTCCACGTGA
- a CDS encoding FecR domain-containing protein yields MTVAGPAGAVSAPRLLALREAAQWHAQLCAEPPDAAQRERWAQWHDGNADNKWAWDQLERLQRRLGSVPGKMSAAALDLAGSRAGSRRAMLRGLGGLAMLGGGLLVARQPVFSSADYQAAKGEILPLVLEDGTRLVLDSQAAVDVRFDATQRLVWLRTGNVLVETAADPARRPFRVGTLHGLATSVGTRYTVRLEARVTRVAVLEHAVLLHPARASAPARLIHAGQEAVMSEREVQAVARADPARALWAKGVLVVSDWPLGDVVAELARYRPGWLGCDPAVAGYRVSGSFPLKDSDAALAALRRTFPVEVRRRTRYWTRIVRR; encoded by the coding sequence GTGACGGTGGCCGGCCCGGCGGGTGCCGTTTCCGCCCCTCGTCTGCTGGCGCTGCGCGAGGCCGCGCAATGGCATGCGCAATTGTGCGCGGAACCGCCGGATGCCGCGCAGCGCGAACGATGGGCCCAATGGCACGATGGCAATGCCGACAACAAGTGGGCCTGGGACCAGCTCGAACGGCTGCAACGCCGGTTGGGCAGCGTGCCGGGCAAGATGTCGGCGGCGGCGCTGGACCTGGCCGGATCGCGGGCAGGCAGCCGCCGAGCCATGCTGCGGGGCCTGGGCGGGCTGGCCATGCTTGGCGGGGGACTGCTGGTGGCCCGGCAGCCGGTGTTTTCCAGCGCCGACTATCAGGCGGCCAAGGGCGAGATCCTCCCCCTCGTGCTCGAGGACGGCACGCGTCTGGTCCTCGACAGCCAGGCCGCCGTCGACGTCCGTTTCGACGCTACCCAGCGCCTGGTCTGGCTGCGGACCGGCAACGTGCTGGTCGAAACGGCCGCCGATCCGGCGCGGCGTCCGTTCCGGGTCGGGACCCTCCATGGCCTGGCAACGTCGGTCGGGACACGCTACACCGTCCGGCTGGAGGCGCGCGTCACGCGGGTCGCCGTGCTCGAACATGCGGTCCTGCTGCATCCCGCCCGGGCGTCCGCGCCGGCGCGCCTGATCCACGCGGGGCAGGAGGCCGTCATGTCGGAGCGGGAAGTCCAGGCAGTGGCCCGGGCCGATCCCGCGCGAGCGCTATGGGCCAAGGGCGTGCTGGTCGTTTCCGACTGGCCGCTGGGCGACGTGGTCGCGGAGCTGGCCCGTTACCGCCCCGGTTGGCTGGGCTGTGATCCGGCCGTCGCCGGCTATCGGGTCTCCGGCTCGTTTCCCCTGAAAGACAGCGATGCCGCGCTGGCCGCCCTGCGGCGCACCTTTCCGGTGGAGGTCCGGCGCCGGACCCGCTATTGGACGCGGATCGTCCGCCGCTAG
- a CDS encoding TonB-dependent receptor, with translation MTMLQGRACAFRRTLARRLLWSLMLAASLPAMMPTGTAVAAEARHYEVPAGPLGAALSQFAGMAGVVLSFDASWLAGMRSPGLRGMFTVQQGFNTLLEASGFEAVHDAGIYSLRRSSIGQSMLPTITVEGTRDQDPKDETYRTAGSRSVLTREDIERNRGTSVGDIFRDTPGVLVGELRNSGGLDINIRGMQGQGRVPVLVDGARQETTVYRGYSGAVSRSYIDPDLIGGIQIDKGPTLSAEGTGATGGLVSMRTIKAEDIVRPGQDFGLRVRGQAIGNNSGSPVAADTPAGLYTGGTLGVAPVYRTDCVTAAACSGRYALPEEWGNPEGLDRPGTFRPRSYAGSLAIAKRWEKFDLVAAYAQREQGNYYAGAHGPSAWVDVSNRRKLPFYTEVRPEVRGASYFQAGERIPGTNYESRSALLKGTVYLPQDQELELSYLRYRSVYSEIMPSQIVRFANFAPITQPRNSDVTVDTYSSRYHWNPAGMPLLDLRANLWHTRTRATNNSPSATQPDLYNNEREKYRRWGLTLENTSSLDHRAWGESQLRYGVAGQWEDVGTTPLAPDFRGLAGRQGSRDEYSAFVAWLYKPVETVALDVGVRHTRFKSHDDKPITVHDPQSPNCVDANGDGACDPLPNRNKQSGTAPVISLSWEPGKHGLQFYGRYAEAYRMPSLFESTSGFSFDAAPDVILKPEHTRSKEVGVNYLKDGILAGRDRLRLKLAYFRNHTKDYLTRTTPNLWEEGGAGGELSQASNFTMRNIDSATFNGLELSGSYDLGVVFTQFGATKYNKIEICHTGSYRAERCNDYGIAGSYINNMVPPKWHGSITLGARLLDYRLVLGVRGTFMGRRTNAPRYNDDTQRSFLSIVPWHAYRVFDLFASYRVNDRVSIDFNLDNITDRYYLDALSLGLIPAPGRTARVSVTLRY, from the coding sequence ATGACCATGTTGCAGGGCCGCGCGTGCGCGTTCCGGCGCACTCTCGCGCGTCGGTTGTTGTGGAGCTTGATGCTGGCGGCCAGCCTGCCGGCGATGATGCCGACGGGCACCGCCGTGGCGGCCGAGGCGCGCCACTACGAGGTGCCGGCCGGACCGCTGGGGGCGGCGCTCAGCCAGTTCGCGGGCATGGCGGGCGTGGTGCTGTCGTTCGATGCCTCCTGGCTGGCCGGCATGCGCAGCCCCGGGCTGCGCGGAATGTTCACGGTGCAGCAGGGCTTCAACACCTTGCTGGAGGCCAGCGGCTTCGAGGCCGTCCATGACGCGGGCATCTATTCCCTGCGGCGCAGCTCGATCGGCCAATCGATGTTGCCGACCATCACGGTCGAGGGCACGCGCGACCAGGATCCCAAGGACGAGACCTACCGGACCGCCGGTTCTCGCAGCGTGCTGACCCGCGAAGACATCGAGCGCAATCGCGGCACGTCGGTGGGCGACATCTTCCGCGACACGCCCGGCGTGCTGGTGGGCGAGCTTCGCAACAGCGGCGGACTGGACATCAACATCCGCGGCATGCAGGGGCAGGGCAGGGTGCCCGTCCTGGTGGACGGCGCCCGCCAGGAAACCACGGTATACCGGGGATACTCCGGCGCGGTCTCGCGCAGCTACATCGATCCCGACCTGATCGGCGGCATCCAGATCGACAAGGGCCCGACCCTGTCGGCCGAAGGCACCGGCGCCACCGGCGGGCTGGTCAGCATGCGGACCATCAAGGCCGAAGACATCGTGCGGCCCGGCCAGGATTTCGGCCTGCGCGTGCGCGGGCAGGCCATCGGCAACAACAGCGGCTCGCCCGTGGCGGCCGATACGCCGGCCGGGCTGTATACCGGCGGCACGCTGGGCGTTGCGCCGGTCTACCGCACCGATTGCGTGACGGCCGCCGCCTGCTCCGGGCGATACGCCCTGCCCGAGGAATGGGGCAACCCCGAGGGGCTGGACCGGCCCGGCACCTTCCGGCCCAGGAGCTATGCCGGCAGCCTGGCCATCGCCAAGCGCTGGGAGAAATTCGATCTGGTCGCGGCCTATGCGCAACGCGAGCAAGGCAATTACTACGCCGGCGCGCACGGCCCCTCGGCTTGGGTCGATGTTTCGAACCGGCGCAAATTGCCGTTCTATACCGAGGTTCGCCCCGAGGTCCGCGGGGCTTCGTATTTCCAGGCCGGCGAGCGCATTCCCGGCACCAACTACGAAAGCAGGTCCGCGCTGCTCAAGGGCACCGTCTACCTGCCGCAGGACCAGGAGCTCGAACTGAGCTACCTGCGCTATCGCAGCGTGTACAGCGAGATCATGCCTTCGCAGATCGTCCGTTTCGCCAACTTCGCGCCGATCACGCAGCCACGCAACAGCGACGTCACCGTCGACACCTACAGCAGCCGCTACCACTGGAATCCGGCCGGCATGCCCCTGCTGGACCTGCGCGCCAATCTTTGGCACACCCGCACTCGCGCCACCAACAACAGCCCCAGCGCGACCCAGCCCGATCTCTACAACAACGAGCGCGAGAAATACCGGCGCTGGGGGCTGACCCTGGAGAACACCTCCAGCCTGGATCATCGCGCCTGGGGCGAAAGCCAGTTGCGCTATGGCGTGGCCGGACAATGGGAGGATGTCGGCACCACGCCCCTGGCGCCGGACTTCCGGGGACTTGCGGGGAGGCAGGGCAGCCGCGACGAATACAGCGCGTTCGTGGCCTGGCTGTACAAGCCCGTGGAAACGGTGGCCCTGGACGTGGGCGTGCGCCATACCCGTTTCAAGTCGCATGACGACAAGCCCATCACGGTCCACGACCCGCAGAGCCCGAACTGCGTGGATGCCAATGGCGATGGCGCCTGCGATCCGCTGCCCAACCGCAACAAGCAAAGCGGCACCGCGCCGGTCATCAGCCTGAGCTGGGAGCCGGGCAAGCACGGCCTGCAGTTCTACGGCCGTTATGCCGAGGCCTACCGCATGCCCAGCCTGTTCGAGAGCACCTCCGGCTTTTCGTTCGATGCCGCGCCCGACGTCATCCTCAAGCCCGAACACACCAGAAGCAAGGAAGTCGGCGTCAACTATCTCAAGGACGGCATCCTGGCTGGCCGCGACAGATTGCGCCTGAAGCTGGCCTACTTTCGCAACCACACCAAGGACTACCTGACGCGTACGACTCCCAACCTGTGGGAAGAGGGCGGCGCGGGCGGCGAGCTGAGCCAGGCCTCCAACTTCACCATGCGCAACATCGACAGCGCGACCTTCAACGGGCTGGAGTTGTCGGGTTCGTACGACCTGGGCGTGGTGTTCACGCAATTCGGCGCCACCAAATACAACAAGATCGAGATCTGCCATACCGGCAGCTATCGGGCCGAGCGCTGCAACGACTACGGTATCGCCGGCAGCTACATCAACAACATGGTGCCGCCCAAGTGGCACGGCAGCATCACCCTGGGGGCGCGCCTGCTGGACTACCGGCTCGTACTGGGCGTGCGCGGCACCTTCATGGGCCGGCGCACCAATGCGCCGCGATACAACGACGACACCCAGCGCAGCTTCCTTTCCATCGTGCCCTGGCATGCCTACCGGGTGTTCGACCTGTTCGCCAGCTACCGGGTCAACGATCGCGTCAGCATCGATTTCAACCTCGACAACATCACCGACCGCTATTACCTCGACGCCCTGAGCCTGGGACTGATCCCCGCCCCGGGTCGCACGGCGCGAGTCAGCGTGACCTTGAGGTATTGA
- a CDS encoding PKD domain-containing protein, with protein MRNLRAGLAGIAVMLLAACGGGDGGGAGSGTARPTAIATADRTSVPIGTAVTLDGSASTTPNGGTLSYAWTLSAKPEGSGAVLSNKASARPTLTPDLPGDYAADLIVSDGTSSGSARVTITATSVNPLAVAIPAEQTVLRGATVVLDGSHSLAPTGAAVGELRYQWTLVEQPDNELITALRDATSAKASFLADRVGIYRASLVVRHGDKTSEPADVRITVNTGNSLPVVSITAPADAAYDRNGYLVFAGTLRRPVVLDGSGSKDPDGDALGYRWRFPTTAAIPVGSKATIANADSAKAEFVPDVVGKYTFDFMAYDGHAATTQRVIVNVAKAADDTVNTAPVAGISGTGECELGGTSIYYPYCTIAAYASHDPEGDPLTYQWTYWNQATPGERLTSTASSVVLDGSKTGNWRFELVVSDGKLDSAVADYALSIKTGANVAPVASAKVDVAKILVGQTITFDGSASSDKNGDQLFYTWTLERPAGSSAVLTQSQNDPTASVVADKPGPYIAFLQVKDSKGAISNRVGATTSASAFAKVGNNPPVLTRLSLQNHYIWYPNGNGGLDSGTTPGQPVIAESAPMFLTSNVQYMFDPDQDSPLYYDISVIKQPEGANFPSYSCSTAAGEKCHPNGNGFDLAVPGEYVVEARISDGVAVSDPKRVAFTVIKGRENYPTLLLERLLANDRDSDVEGNIQLFFPFTAAANARFSNVQPVESGATSLAVERFRLTAFDRDYTIVDLGTSSVVEGYQPVFNGLRNNQVIRKGDSVEFSLERPPIANEAQLHAAWTALGNTAEGNAEGARLQKIVDAYQFTWSFRVAEKEGYTLHRGPLN; from the coding sequence TTGCGCAACCTCAGAGCGGGGCTGGCGGGCATCGCCGTCATGCTGCTTGCCGCATGCGGCGGTGGAGATGGCGGCGGCGCCGGCTCCGGCACCGCGCGGCCCACCGCCATCGCCACCGCCGACCGGACCAGCGTGCCCATCGGCACGGCCGTCACGCTCGACGGCAGCGCCAGCACCACGCCCAATGGCGGCACGCTGAGCTATGCGTGGACCTTGTCGGCCAAACCCGAGGGCAGCGGCGCGGTATTGTCCAACAAGGCCAGCGCCAGGCCGACCTTGACCCCGGACCTGCCGGGCGACTACGCGGCCGACCTGATCGTCAGCGACGGCACGTCCAGCGGCAGCGCGCGCGTGACCATCACGGCGACCAGCGTCAATCCGCTGGCAGTGGCCATTCCCGCGGAACAGACGGTATTGCGCGGCGCCACCGTCGTGCTGGACGGCAGCCACAGCCTCGCGCCCACCGGCGCGGCCGTGGGCGAGCTGCGGTATCAATGGACCCTGGTCGAGCAACCCGACAATGAGCTGATCACCGCCCTGAGAGACGCGACCAGCGCGAAGGCGAGTTTCCTTGCCGACCGGGTCGGCATCTACCGCGCCAGTCTCGTCGTGCGCCATGGAGACAAGACCAGCGAGCCGGCCGACGTCAGGATCACCGTCAATACCGGCAACAGCCTGCCGGTCGTTTCCATCACCGCGCCGGCGGATGCCGCGTACGACCGCAACGGCTACCTGGTCTTTGCCGGCACGCTGCGCCGGCCCGTGGTGCTCGACGGCAGCGGCAGCAAGGATCCCGACGGCGATGCGCTGGGCTACCGCTGGCGTTTCCCGACCACCGCCGCCATTCCGGTCGGCAGCAAGGCCACGATCGCCAATGCCGATAGCGCCAAGGCCGAATTCGTTCCCGACGTCGTCGGCAAGTACACCTTCGACTTCATGGCGTACGACGGACACGCCGCCACCACGCAGCGCGTGATCGTGAACGTCGCGAAAGCCGCGGACGATACCGTCAATACCGCTCCGGTGGCCGGCATCTCGGGCACCGGCGAATGCGAGCTCGGCGGCACCTCCATCTACTACCCCTATTGCACGATTGCCGCCTATGCCTCCCACGATCCTGAAGGCGATCCGCTGACCTACCAGTGGACCTACTGGAACCAGGCCACCCCGGGCGAGCGGCTGACGTCGACGGCCAGCTCCGTGGTGCTGGATGGCAGCAAGACGGGCAACTGGCGGTTCGAGCTCGTCGTCAGCGACGGCAAGCTGGACAGCGCGGTCGCGGACTATGCGCTCAGCATCAAGACGGGCGCCAATGTCGCACCGGTGGCCAGCGCCAAGGTGGACGTGGCCAAGATCCTGGTCGGCCAGACCATCACCTTCGACGGCAGTGCCAGCTCCGACAAGAACGGCGACCAGCTTTTCTACACCTGGACCCTGGAGCGCCCGGCCGGCAGCAGCGCCGTGCTGACCCAGAGCCAGAACGATCCCACCGCCAGCGTGGTGGCCGATAAGCCCGGTCCGTACATCGCCTTTCTGCAGGTCAAGGATTCCAAGGGAGCGATCAGCAACCGGGTGGGGGCGACGACCAGCGCCAGCGCCTTCGCCAAGGTGGGCAACAACCCGCCGGTACTGACGCGCCTTTCGCTTCAGAATCACTACATCTGGTATCCGAACGGCAATGGCGGCCTGGACAGCGGAACCACGCCGGGCCAGCCGGTGATCGCCGAGTCCGCCCCGATGTTTCTTACCTCGAACGTCCAATACATGTTCGACCCGGATCAGGACTCGCCGCTGTACTACGACATTTCTGTCATCAAGCAGCCCGAAGGCGCCAATTTCCCTTCCTATTCGTGCTCGACGGCCGCCGGGGAAAAGTGCCACCCCAATGGAAACGGCTTCGACCTTGCCGTGCCCGGCGAGTACGTGGTGGAGGCAAGGATCAGCGACGGGGTCGCCGTTTCCGACCCCAAACGCGTGGCTTTCACGGTCATCAAGGGACGTGAGAACTACCCGACGCTACTGCTGGAGCGGCTCCTGGCCAATGACCGCGATTCGGACGTGGAAGGCAACATCCAGTTGTTCTTTCCCTTCACGGCCGCCGCGAATGCGCGCTTCAGCAATGTCCAGCCGGTGGAAAGCGGCGCTACGTCATTGGCCGTCGAACGCTTTCGCCTGACGGCCTTCGACCGCGACTACACCATCGTGGACCTGGGCACGTCCTCGGTGGTCGAGGGCTATCAGCCCGTCTTCAACGGTCTTCGGAACAACCAGGTGATTCGCAAGGGCGACTCGGTGGAGTTTTCCCTGGAGCGTCCGCCCATCGCCAATGAAGCACAGCTCCATGCCGCATGGACGGCGTTGGGCAATACGGCCGAGGGCAATGCGGAGGGAGCGCGCCTGCAAAAGATCGTGGATGCCTATCAGTTCACGTGGTCCTTCCGGGTTGCGGAAAAGGAAGGCTACACCTTGCATCGGGGGCCGCTCAATTGA
- a CDS encoding porin family protein: MTVSFPRFLRWTAWLWCLGLGSAWAQQDTADRLWQGAEQQSRQIRRQAAPSRPDGQGGWVHESMLSAWQVPEARVGQLTLAILNAVNQHDWFGADRLLRQYQQVPRHDPALFTFVEASRLAAQGDHADAIDRYRQVLQANPLFTRGDLDLARVLFIDNRLRDAQAIFQRLQARPLPPEIERHVADYLAAIEQRTRMRITLSLSAVREDNLNNASTIVDPCALRFLDACFENVPGRKAADTGAYFEGTVNKLWPLAGNHAFMLRSLNYGNRYRNEDDYGNLASTTYFGYQYGSARNQFQFLPLFEYDREGGHKAYHAFGFRTSISRQVSPRAMLEASYEYKHRHFAQRLESLQGDFRSIGLFGQYAVRPDLLVYGSLSWRESEANLGIFAYREKSARLGIYKSFGGKVAVNMAYGYRQRQADEAVALFGKRQRDHEGSLYVSVSLPGYAWQGMTPTMSYEYRKNRSSIPHLHTYEKNRLTLGFTKVF; the protein is encoded by the coding sequence ATGACCGTTTCATTTCCTCGCTTTCTCCGCTGGACCGCCTGGCTGTGGTGCCTGGGCCTGGGCTCCGCCTGGGCCCAGCAGGACACGGCTGACCGGCTCTGGCAGGGTGCCGAGCAGCAATCCCGGCAAATCCGCCGCCAGGCCGCGCCGTCCCGTCCCGATGGCCAGGGAGGCTGGGTCCACGAGTCCATGCTGTCGGCCTGGCAGGTTCCCGAAGCCCGGGTAGGGCAGCTTACGCTCGCGATCCTGAACGCCGTCAATCAGCACGACTGGTTCGGCGCGGACCGGCTGCTGCGCCAGTACCAACAGGTTCCCAGGCACGATCCGGCACTGTTCACGTTCGTTGAGGCCAGCCGCCTGGCGGCCCAGGGCGATCATGCCGACGCCATCGACCGCTACCGCCAGGTGCTGCAGGCAAACCCCTTGTTTACCCGAGGCGACCTGGACCTGGCACGCGTGCTGTTCATCGACAATCGCCTGCGCGATGCGCAGGCGATCTTCCAGCGGCTGCAGGCCCGGCCGCTTCCGCCGGAAATCGAGCGGCACGTCGCCGACTATCTGGCGGCCATCGAGCAGCGCACGCGCATGCGGATCACGCTGTCCCTGTCGGCGGTACGCGAGGACAATCTGAACAATGCTTCGACGATCGTGGATCCGTGCGCCCTGCGGTTCCTGGACGCATGCTTCGAGAACGTGCCGGGCCGCAAGGCCGCCGACACCGGCGCCTATTTCGAAGGCACCGTCAACAAGCTATGGCCGCTGGCGGGCAACCACGCCTTCATGCTGCGCAGCCTCAACTATGGCAACCGCTACCGGAACGAAGACGATTACGGCAACCTCGCATCGACCACTTACTTCGGTTACCAGTACGGGTCGGCGCGCAATCAGTTCCAGTTCCTGCCGCTGTTCGAATACGACCGCGAAGGCGGGCATAAGGCCTATCACGCCTTTGGTTTTCGAACCAGCATCAGCCGGCAGGTCAGCCCGCGCGCGATGCTCGAAGCCAGCTACGAATATAAGCATCGCCATTTTGCGCAGCGGCTGGAGAGCCTGCAAGGCGACTTTCGCAGCATAGGGCTGTTCGGGCAGTACGCCGTCCGCCCCGATCTTCTGGTGTACGGCAGCCTGTCCTGGCGCGAGAGCGAGGCGAACCTGGGCATCTTCGCCTACCGCGAAAAGAGCGCGCGTCTGGGAATCTACAAATCGTTCGGCGGCAAGGTGGCGGTCAACATGGCCTACGGCTACCGCCAGCGGCAGGCGGACGAGGCCGTCGCGCTATTCGGGAAGCGCCAGCGAGACCACGAGGGCAGCCTGTACGTGAGCGTGTCGCTGCCGGGCTACGCCTGGCAGGGGATGACGCCCACCATGAGCTACGAGTACCGCAAGAATCGCAGCAGCATCCCGCACCTTCATACCTACGAGAAGAACCGCCTCACGCTGGGCTTCACCAAGGTTTTCTGA